The following are encoded in a window of Kitasatospora sp. NBC_01250 genomic DNA:
- the fahA gene encoding fumarylacetoacetase yields MTSLQTWVPVPEGSDFPVQNLPYGVFTPRGSSQARVGVAIGESVLDLSAVWAGTPLGADLATGSLNLFMRRGPGEWAYVRERVTDLLTTEGERRLVEANLHRIDEVRLHLPVEVADYVDFYASEQHATNLGHIFRPDGEALLPNWKHLPVGYHGRAGTVVASETGIRRPSGQRKGPGDPAPVFGPTVKLDIEAELGFVVGAGSTLGEPVSVDDFAQHVFGAVLLNDWSARDIQAWEYVPLGPFLGKSFATSISPWVVPLAALEAARVATPAQQPQPLPYLLEKEPWGLDLSLEVKLNGAVVSRPPYGGMYWSPAQMLAHTTANGASLRTGDLYGSGTISGPEAGQRGSLIELTWNGRDPLTLPDGTTRTFLQDGDTVTMSASAPGLDGVRIGFGEVSGTITS; encoded by the coding sequence GTGACCTCCCTTCAGACCTGGGTGCCGGTGCCGGAGGGCTCCGACTTCCCGGTGCAGAACCTGCCCTACGGCGTCTTCACCCCGCGCGGCTCCAGCCAGGCCCGGGTGGGCGTGGCGATCGGCGAGTCCGTGCTGGACCTGTCCGCGGTCTGGGCCGGCACCCCGCTCGGCGCCGACCTGGCGACCGGCTCGCTCAACCTCTTCATGCGACGCGGCCCGGGCGAGTGGGCCTACGTCCGCGAGCGGGTCACCGACCTGCTCACCACCGAGGGCGAACGACGGCTGGTGGAGGCCAACCTGCACCGGATCGACGAGGTGCGCCTCCACCTTCCGGTGGAGGTGGCCGACTACGTCGACTTCTACGCTTCGGAGCAGCACGCCACCAACCTGGGCCACATCTTCCGCCCCGACGGCGAGGCGCTGCTGCCCAACTGGAAGCACCTGCCGGTCGGCTACCACGGCCGGGCCGGCACGGTGGTGGCCTCCGAGACCGGGATCCGCCGCCCCAGCGGACAGCGCAAGGGCCCCGGTGACCCGGCGCCGGTGTTCGGCCCCACCGTGAAGCTGGACATCGAGGCCGAGCTGGGCTTCGTGGTCGGCGCGGGCTCGACCCTGGGCGAGCCGGTGAGCGTGGACGACTTCGCGCAGCACGTCTTCGGCGCGGTGCTGCTCAACGACTGGAGCGCGCGCGACATCCAGGCCTGGGAGTACGTGCCGCTCGGCCCGTTCCTCGGCAAGTCCTTCGCCACCTCCATCTCCCCCTGGGTGGTACCGCTGGCGGCACTGGAGGCAGCCCGGGTGGCCACCCCGGCGCAGCAGCCGCAGCCGCTGCCGTACCTGCTGGAGAAGGAGCCGTGGGGTCTTGACCTCAGCCTCGAGGTCAAGCTGAACGGCGCGGTGGTCTCCCGGCCGCCGTACGGCGGGATGTACTGGTCCCCGGCCCAGATGCTCGCCCACACCACCGCCAACGGCGCCTCGCTGCGCACCGGCGACCTCTACGGCTCCGGAACCATCTCCGGGCCCGAGGCCGGCCAGCGCGGTTCGCTGATCGAGCTGACCTGGAACGGCCGGGACCCGCTGACCCTGCCGGACGGCACGACCCGCACCTTCCTGCAGGACGGCGACACCGTGACGATGTCCGCCTCGGCGCCCGGCCTGGACGGCGTGCGGATCGGCTTCGGCGAGGTCTCCGGCACGATCACCAGCTGA
- a CDS encoding homogentisate 1,2-dioxygenase codes for MAYYRTVGTVPPKRHTQHRNEAGGLYYEELMGEEGFSSDSSLLYHRAIPSALVDSRIWALPEGKPEPNHPLKPFHFKLHDLFPGEEWRQTDAVRGRRVVLANADVRIAYVACGRPSPLYRNAIGDECVYVESGSGTVETVFGSLEVGQGDYVVLPRATTHRWLPAGEEPLRLYAIEANSHITPARRYLSKYGQLLEHAPFCERDLRGPVGPLLAGEDERDQDTEIYVKHRGNGSSGIAGTVFVTPTHPFDVVGWDGCLYPYVFNIRDYEPITGRIHQPPPAHQVFEGNNFVICNFVPRKVDYHPLSIPVPYYHSNVDSDEVMFYCGGDYEARKGSGIGQGSVSLHPGGHTHGPQPGAYERSIGAEFFDELAVMVDTFRPLEVAEGGRASDDGTYAWSWSGRGPQDGGKQQ; via the coding sequence ATGGCGTACTACCGCACCGTCGGCACGGTGCCGCCGAAGAGGCACACCCAGCACCGCAACGAGGCCGGCGGCCTCTACTACGAGGAGCTGATGGGCGAGGAGGGTTTCTCCTCCGACTCCTCCCTCCTCTACCACCGCGCCATCCCCTCCGCCCTGGTCGACAGCCGGATCTGGGCCCTGCCGGAGGGCAAACCCGAGCCGAACCACCCGCTCAAGCCCTTCCACTTCAAGCTGCACGACCTCTTCCCGGGCGAGGAGTGGCGCCAGACCGATGCCGTGCGCGGACGCCGGGTGGTGCTCGCCAACGCCGACGTGCGGATCGCCTACGTCGCCTGCGGCCGGCCCTCGCCGCTCTACCGCAACGCCATAGGCGACGAGTGCGTCTACGTCGAGTCCGGCAGCGGCACGGTCGAGACGGTCTTCGGCTCGCTGGAGGTGGGCCAGGGCGACTACGTGGTGCTGCCCCGCGCCACCACCCACCGCTGGCTGCCCGCCGGCGAGGAGCCGCTGCGGCTGTACGCGATCGAGGCCAACAGCCACATCACCCCGGCCCGGCGCTACCTCTCCAAGTACGGCCAGTTGCTGGAGCACGCACCGTTCTGCGAGCGCGACCTGCGCGGGCCGGTGGGGCCGCTGCTGGCCGGGGAGGACGAGCGCGACCAGGACACCGAGATCTACGTCAAGCACCGCGGCAACGGCTCCTCCGGGATCGCCGGCACCGTCTTCGTCACCCCCACGCACCCCTTCGACGTGGTGGGCTGGGACGGCTGCCTGTACCCGTACGTCTTCAACATCCGCGACTACGAGCCGATCACCGGCCGGATCCACCAGCCGCCGCCGGCGCACCAGGTCTTCGAGGGCAACAACTTCGTGATCTGCAACTTCGTGCCGCGCAAGGTGGACTACCACCCGCTCTCCATCCCCGTGCCGTACTACCACTCCAACGTGGACAGCGACGAGGTGATGTTCTACTGCGGCGGTGACTACGAGGCCCGCAAGGGCTCCGGCATCGGCCAGGGCTCGGTCTCGCTGCACCCCGGCGGCCACACCCACGGCCCGCAGCCGGGCGCCTACGAGCGCTCGATCGGCGCCGAGTTCTTCGACGAGCTCGCGGTGATGGTGGACACCTTCCGCCCGCTGGAGGTCGCCGAGGGCGGCCGGGCGAGCGACGACGGCACGTACGCGTGGAGCTGGAGCGGGCGCGGCCCGCAGGACGGTGGCAAGCAGCAGTGA
- a CDS encoding DUF742 domain-containing protein, which produces MSPHWSEAEREVGDDGADSMVRPYTITRGRTAPERDDLTLITVLTAVPQAAEQAGRRLQPEHRTILARCLRQPAAVAELAADLDLPVSVTKILLGDLIAQGLLVARAPIAVARASGGVDLGLLTAVRDGLRRL; this is translated from the coding sequence GTGAGCCCGCACTGGAGCGAGGCGGAGCGCGAAGTCGGCGACGACGGAGCGGACTCGATGGTGCGCCCTTACACCATCACCCGGGGCCGTACCGCGCCCGAGCGCGACGACCTGACCCTGATCACCGTGCTGACGGCCGTCCCGCAGGCCGCCGAGCAGGCCGGGCGGCGGCTGCAGCCCGAGCACCGCACCATCCTGGCCCGCTGCCTGCGCCAGCCGGCGGCGGTCGCCGAGCTGGCGGCCGACCTGGACCTGCCGGTCTCGGTGACCAAGATCCTGCTGGGCGACCTGATCGCCCAGGGCCTGCTGGTCGCCCGTGCCCCGATCGCGGTGGCCCGGGCGAGCGGTGGGGTGGACCTCGGCCTGCTGACCGCCGTACGCGACGGACTCCGGAGACTCTGA
- a CDS encoding aldose epimerase family protein has translation MAPNPAHPVTVSHAPLAPGGAGAAIERWTLRAGPVEVTVLTLGATLHGVRIPDRTGAVAQVLLGTDDLGQILGPARHFGATVGRYANRIADSAVTLDGVAHPLAPTGGGVTLHGGPDGFANRIWTAEALPAEGTAEGQLPGPAAGGPRAGVRLHLHSPDGDQGFPGALDVWVSYLLSPTGELAIEYRAVTTRATVVNLTNHAYLNLAGEGSGDVLGHLLTLDADAYAPVDARQIPYGPYEPVAGTPFDFRTARPIGEAIHQDHPQLTAAGGYDHNWVLRARPQDGPPARAALLQDPGSGRSVEVLTTEPGVQVYTANAFRGEVRGVSGSAYGPYAGVALETQHHPDSPHHPDYPSTELRPGQEFHSVTILRFAWDFPTSHMR, from the coding sequence ATGGCGCCGAATCCCGCGCACCCGGTGACGGTCTCGCACGCCCCGCTGGCGCCCGGGGGTGCCGGCGCCGCCATCGAGCGCTGGACGCTGCGGGCCGGGCCCGTCGAGGTGACGGTGCTGACCCTGGGTGCCACCCTGCACGGGGTGCGGATCCCGGACCGCACCGGAGCGGTGGCCCAGGTCCTGCTCGGCACCGACGACCTGGGCCAGATCCTCGGCCCGGCCCGGCACTTCGGGGCCACCGTCGGGCGCTACGCCAACCGGATCGCGGACAGCGCGGTCACCCTGGACGGGGTGGCCCACCCGCTCGCGCCCACCGGCGGCGGGGTCACCCTGCACGGCGGCCCGGACGGCTTCGCCAACCGGATCTGGACCGCCGAGGCGCTGCCGGCGGAGGGGACGGCCGAGGGGCAGCTGCCCGGGCCTGCGGCGGGCGGCCCGCGCGCCGGCGTGCGGCTGCACCTGCACAGCCCGGACGGTGACCAGGGGTTCCCGGGCGCGCTGGACGTCTGGGTGAGCTACCTGCTCTCGCCCACCGGTGAGCTGGCCATCGAGTACCGGGCCGTCACCACCCGTGCCACCGTCGTCAACCTGACCAACCACGCCTACCTGAACCTGGCCGGCGAGGGCAGCGGCGACGTGCTCGGGCACCTGCTCACCCTGGACGCCGACGCGTACGCCCCCGTCGACGCGCGGCAGATCCCCTACGGTCCGTACGAGCCGGTGGCCGGCACCCCCTTCGACTTCCGCACCGCCCGGCCGATCGGCGAGGCGATCCACCAGGACCACCCGCAGCTGACCGCAGCCGGCGGCTACGACCACAACTGGGTGCTGCGCGCCCGCCCGCAGGACGGCCCGCCGGCGCGCGCGGCGCTGCTCCAGGACCCGGGATCCGGGCGCTCGGTCGAGGTGCTCACCACCGAACCGGGCGTGCAGGTCTACACGGCCAACGCCTTCCGGGGCGAGGTGCGCGGCGTGAGCGGGAGCGCCTACGGGCCGTACGCCGGGGTGGCGCTGGAGACCCAGCACCATCCGGACTCGCCGCACCACCCGGACTACCCGTCCACCGAGCTGAGGCCCGGCCAGGAGTTTCACTCGGTAACGATCCTGCGGTTTGCCTGGGACTTTCCCACTAGTCACATGAGATGA
- a CDS encoding roadblock/LC7 domain-containing protein encodes MTRTTATHQDLDWLLDGLVDSVAGTRHAVLLSDDGLVVSQSRGIDRADAERLAAVATGQQSLARGVGTLFGGGGVRQVIVELAELWLFITAAGQGTHLAVIASQEVDAEVMSLAMHTLVQQVGQKLSTPIRSAG; translated from the coding sequence ATGACGCGCACCACCGCCACCCACCAGGACCTGGACTGGCTGCTGGACGGGTTGGTCGATTCGGTGGCCGGGACCAGACACGCCGTGCTGCTCTCGGACGACGGCCTGGTGGTCAGCCAGTCCCGTGGCATCGACCGGGCGGACGCCGAGCGGCTGGCCGCCGTCGCCACCGGGCAGCAGAGCCTGGCCCGGGGCGTGGGCACGCTGTTCGGCGGCGGCGGAGTGCGCCAGGTGATCGTGGAGCTGGCCGAGCTGTGGCTCTTCATCACCGCCGCCGGGCAGGGCACCCACCTGGCCGTGATCGCCTCCCAGGAGGTGGACGCCGAGGTGATGTCGCTGGCCATGCACACCCTGGTGCAGCAGGTCGGGCAGAAGCTCAGCACCCCGATCCGGAGCGCGGGGTGA
- a CDS encoding G1 family glutamic endopeptidase, which yields MSATPRRSLAIAAALAAVLASAAPALAAGAPTLVNAPMAVGPNHLTAHGGILHSTSSNWSGYAATGSKFTSVSASWVQPAASCNGDDTYSSFWVGLDGDGSNSVEQTGSEVDCSGGSPQYYAWYEMYPAYPVNFSNYVAPGDHFTASVTTNGSGSFTLKLSDTTQGWSKTENKTLRNAALASAEIIAEAPSDSSGALPLTDFGQVNFTSATANGKSIGSFNPDNITMASNGTTLASTSALSGGNAFSVTWQNES from the coding sequence ATGTCCGCAACTCCTCGCCGCAGCCTGGCCATCGCCGCCGCACTCGCCGCGGTCCTCGCCAGCGCCGCCCCCGCCCTCGCCGCAGGTGCCCCCACCCTGGTCAACGCGCCGATGGCGGTGGGCCCCAACCACCTCACGGCCCACGGCGGGATCCTGCACAGCACCAGCAGCAACTGGTCCGGCTACGCCGCCACCGGCAGCAAGTTCACCAGCGTCAGCGCGAGTTGGGTCCAGCCCGCGGCCAGCTGCAACGGCGACGACACGTACTCCAGCTTCTGGGTCGGCCTGGACGGCGACGGCAGCAACTCGGTCGAGCAGACCGGCAGCGAGGTGGACTGCTCCGGCGGCTCGCCGCAGTACTACGCCTGGTACGAGATGTACCCGGCCTACCCGGTCAACTTCAGCAACTACGTGGCCCCCGGGGACCACTTCACCGCTTCGGTGACCACCAACGGCAGCGGTTCCTTCACGCTCAAGCTCTCCGACACCACGCAGGGCTGGAGCAAGACCGAGAACAAGACCCTGCGCAACGCCGCACTGGCCTCCGCGGAGATCATCGCCGAGGCGCCGTCCGACAGCAGCGGCGCGCTGCCGCTGACCGACTTCGGCCAGGTCAACTTCACCTCGGCCACCGCCAACGGCAAGTCGATCGGCAGCTTCAACCCGGACAACATCACCATGGCCAGCAACGGCACCACCCTGGCCAGCACCTCCGCGCTGAGCGGCGGCAACGCCTTCTCGGTGACCTGGCAGAACGAGAGCTGA
- a CDS encoding FAD-dependent monooxygenase, with the protein MTTSPLRVLIHGGGIGGLTLATALARRGHRVDVAELRAELEALGVGIIQPSNALHVMREIGVLEECLAAGFAWEVLTICDPAGATLARIPQPRMGDVPSNNGIPRPALARVLGAAASAAGARIRFGTTIDELHEDAAGVGATLSDGTTGRYDLVVGFDGIGSPLRTRMYGERFTPEYTGFANWRVMLPRDPEVVGVLMSAGDRNAKALLTPVTEDLMYLGAVFAEAADFRPDPLRAHEQLAERLAGFGGPVAAALAQVTDPAAVVYSRISQVTVEAPWHVGRLVLAGDAAHASTPHLAQGAAMAVEDALVLAQSLDAHAQLPQALAAWEERRRPRAMWVQALSRAVLRQETGGATTPAEDELLKIGIPGAAHVLVEPY; encoded by the coding sequence ATGACCACTTCACCCCTTCGCGTGCTGATCCACGGCGGCGGCATCGGCGGCCTCACGCTGGCCACCGCGCTGGCCCGCCGCGGCCACCGGGTCGACGTCGCCGAGCTGCGCGCGGAGCTGGAGGCGCTCGGGGTCGGCATCATCCAGCCCTCCAACGCCCTGCACGTGATGCGCGAGATCGGGGTGCTCGAGGAGTGCCTGGCGGCCGGCTTCGCGTGGGAGGTGCTGACCATCTGCGACCCGGCCGGCGCCACCCTGGCCAGGATCCCGCAGCCGCGGATGGGTGACGTGCCGTCGAACAACGGCATACCCCGCCCGGCGCTGGCCCGGGTGCTGGGCGCCGCCGCGAGCGCGGCCGGAGCCCGGATCCGCTTCGGCACCACGATCGACGAGCTGCACGAGGACGCCGCCGGCGTCGGGGCCACCCTCTCCGACGGCACGACGGGGCGCTACGACCTGGTGGTCGGCTTCGACGGGATCGGCTCCCCGCTGCGCACCCGGATGTACGGCGAGCGCTTCACCCCCGAGTACACCGGCTTCGCCAACTGGCGCGTCATGCTGCCGCGGGACCCCGAGGTGGTGGGCGTGCTGATGAGCGCCGGCGACCGGAACGCCAAGGCGCTGCTCACGCCGGTCACCGAGGACCTGATGTACCTCGGCGCGGTCTTCGCGGAGGCCGCCGACTTCCGCCCCGACCCGCTGCGCGCGCACGAGCAGCTCGCCGAGCGGCTGGCGGGCTTCGGCGGTCCGGTCGCCGCCGCGCTGGCGCAGGTCACCGACCCGGCCGCGGTGGTCTACTCGCGGATCTCCCAGGTCACCGTGGAGGCGCCGTGGCACGTGGGCCGGCTGGTGCTGGCCGGGGACGCGGCGCACGCCAGCACCCCGCACCTGGCGCAGGGCGCGGCGATGGCGGTCGAGGACGCGCTGGTGCTGGCGCAGTCGCTGGACGCGCACGCGCAGCTGCCGCAGGCGCTGGCCGCCTGGGAGGAGCGGCGCCGGCCGCGGGCCATGTGGGTGCAGGCGCTGTCCCGGGCGGTCCTGCGGCAGGAGACCGGCGGGGCGACCACGCCGGCCGAGGACGAGCTGCTGAAGATCGGCATCCCCGGCGCGGCGCACGTGCTGGTCGAGCCCTACTGA
- a CDS encoding sensor histidine kinase, which yields MRTALLVLAIVPSLALAALWAVTTGQTFSDFQRQAAQGLLAQKAGQPSNIVYYNLQEERRLSAEQLAQPGSVTDALTRQRAATDEAVHTFQQLSRVSENHAPAEVRDAVRTAQQAMTQLPQRRAAVDHGADQESTYSFYTNLISVDLKLFTALSHVDNGEVGYISRILVDEFWTKELISREDAILARSWPSGRIPVADLQTVQQLIGAEGFLYSSKIAPYLPAAESAAAQRMTRGSAWQSMAGVEQDLLKPAAAGPDATIALPPDQSQWRESVDLVTPQLVSLLEARTDAVVSTGKNSIFSLFLRVVLTSVIGLLAVIAVIITSWRLTRSLRRRIVDLQDQAGELERTLPEVVERLGRGEQLEPAEESRTISTEPQGGDELTRLGQALNAARHSALTAAVAQAEQHRGFERLLQRIARRTQLLIGLQLKTLDEMERRHEDPEVLEGLFDLDHLTARLRRYEENLVILAGGQPQRRWRKPVPLLDVLRAAQGEVQDYRRILVDVEGSPWLSERAVGPVVHVLAELMENAAAFSKPPTPVEVRAAMVGRGLAVEIEDRGLGMEPEQYEAANTLMRRPPRMDVLAQADDIRLGLYVVARLADTLGLRVEFRPSAFGGTRAVVLIPDELVSDDSAVPAPTVLAAAPEPGALPARVRGRALAGATAAVSAAPVAAPAPAPAPAPAADPLPVRAAEPVPEPAAEPETAAAPEADTEPAPGPAPEPAELPAARPSWAERRADHERTAETVQPPLPQRVRQASLVAELRLPQTPPDGAEPVEPAPAAESPSDAPARSGAAIGAFQRRSRAARLGDETTELTPILTPKDPS from the coding sequence TTGCGAACCGCCCTGCTGGTCCTGGCGATCGTCCCCAGCCTCGCGCTCGCCGCGCTCTGGGCCGTCACCACCGGGCAGACCTTCTCCGACTTCCAGCGGCAGGCCGCGCAGGGGCTGCTCGCCCAGAAGGCCGGCCAGCCCTCCAACATCGTGTACTACAACCTGCAGGAGGAGCGTCGGCTCAGCGCCGAGCAGCTGGCCCAGCCCGGCAGCGTGACCGACGCGCTGACCCGCCAGCGCGCGGCCACCGACGAGGCGGTGCACACCTTCCAGCAGCTCTCCAGGGTCTCGGAGAACCACGCCCCGGCCGAGGTGCGCGACGCGGTCCGAACGGCCCAGCAGGCGATGACCCAGCTGCCGCAGCGCCGCGCGGCGGTCGACCACGGCGCCGACCAGGAGAGCACCTACTCCTTCTACACCAACCTGATCAGCGTCGACCTCAAGCTCTTCACCGCGCTGAGCCACGTCGACAACGGTGAGGTCGGCTACATCTCGCGGATCCTGGTCGACGAGTTCTGGACCAAGGAGCTCATCTCCCGCGAGGACGCGATCCTGGCCCGCAGCTGGCCCTCCGGACGGATCCCGGTGGCGGACCTGCAGACCGTTCAGCAGCTGATCGGCGCGGAGGGCTTCCTCTACAGCAGCAAGATCGCGCCCTACCTGCCGGCCGCCGAGAGCGCCGCGGCGCAGCGGATGACCAGGGGCTCGGCCTGGCAGAGCATGGCCGGCGTCGAGCAGGACCTGCTGAAGCCCGCCGCGGCCGGCCCCGACGCCACCATCGCGCTGCCGCCCGACCAGTCGCAGTGGCGCGAGTCCGTCGACCTGGTCACTCCGCAGCTGGTCTCGCTGCTGGAGGCCCGCACCGACGCGGTGGTCAGCACCGGCAAGAACAGCATCTTCTCGCTCTTCCTGCGGGTGGTGCTGACCAGCGTGATCGGCCTGCTCGCCGTGATCGCCGTGATCATCACCTCCTGGCGGCTCACCCGCTCGCTGCGGCGGCGGATCGTCGACCTGCAGGACCAGGCCGGCGAGCTCGAACGCACGCTGCCCGAGGTGGTGGAGCGGCTCGGCCGCGGCGAGCAACTGGAGCCGGCCGAGGAGAGCCGGACGATCAGCACCGAGCCGCAGGGCGGCGACGAGCTGACCAGGCTCGGCCAGGCGCTCAACGCGGCCCGGCACAGTGCGCTGACGGCCGCCGTCGCCCAGGCCGAGCAGCACCGCGGCTTCGAACGCCTGCTGCAGCGCATCGCCCGCCGCACCCAGCTGCTGATCGGCCTGCAGCTCAAGACGCTGGACGAGATGGAGCGCCGGCACGAGGACCCCGAGGTGCTGGAAGGCCTCTTCGACCTCGACCACCTGACGGCGCGCCTGCGCCGCTACGAGGAGAACCTGGTCATCCTGGCCGGCGGCCAGCCGCAGCGGCGGTGGCGCAAGCCGGTGCCGCTGCTGGACGTGCTGCGCGCGGCCCAGGGCGAGGTGCAGGACTACCGGCGGATCCTGGTCGACGTCGAGGGCAGCCCGTGGCTCTCCGAGCGCGCGGTCGGCCCGGTGGTGCACGTGCTGGCCGAGCTGATGGAGAACGCCGCGGCCTTCTCCAAGCCGCCCACGCCGGTCGAGGTGCGTGCGGCCATGGTCGGGCGGGGCCTGGCGGTGGAGATCGAGGACCGGGGCCTGGGCATGGAGCCCGAACAGTACGAGGCCGCCAACACCCTGATGCGCCGTCCGCCCCGGATGGACGTGCTGGCCCAGGCCGACGACATCCGCCTCGGCCTCTACGTGGTGGCCCGGCTGGCGGACACCCTCGGGCTGCGGGTGGAGTTCCGCCCCTCCGCCTTCGGCGGCACCCGTGCGGTGGTGCTGATCCCCGATGAGCTGGTCAGCGACGACTCCGCGGTCCCCGCGCCGACCGTGCTGGCCGCCGCCCCCGAGCCCGGCGCGCTGCCGGCCCGGGTGCGCGGGCGGGCGCTGGCCGGGGCCACCGCCGCGGTGAGCGCAGCGCCCGTGGCGGCACCGGCACCAGCACCGGCACCAGCACCGGCCGCCGACCCGTTGCCCGTACGCGCAGCGGAGCCGGTACCCGAACCTGCAGCGGAGCCCGAGACCGCGGCCGCACCCGAGGCCGATACCGAGCCCGCCCCCGGGCCCGCCCCCGAGCCCGCGGAGCTCCCCGCCGCGCGGCCGTCCTGGGCCGAGCGCCGCGCCGACCACGAGCGGACCGCCGAGACCGTCCAGCCCCCACTGCCGCAGCGGGTCCGCCAGGCCAGCCTGGTCGCCGAGCTGCGCCTGCCACAGACACCGCCGGACGGCGCCGAACCGGTCGAACCGGCCCCGGCGGCCGAGTCGCCCAGCGACGCACCGGCCCGCTCCGGCGCCGCCATCGGCGCCTTCCAGCGGCGTTCGCGCGCCGCCCGACTCGGTGACGAGACCACCGAACTGACCCCCATCCTCACCCCAAAGGACCCGTCATGA
- a CDS encoding GTP-binding protein, producing MTDTQAAPAAVKILIAGGFGVGKTTLVGSVSEVTPLRTEEYLTRASVGVDFLDGVDAKDTTTVALDFGRISIGTDLVVYLFGTPGQERFWFMWNDLVNGVLGGVVVADTRRLDTSFASIDFYESRGIPFVVAINCFDGVDDRSADEIRSALDLDPQVPLLIGDVRSRPFGRDVLLALVDHLINQPALV from the coding sequence ATGACAGACACCCAGGCGGCCCCCGCCGCCGTCAAGATCCTGATCGCGGGCGGCTTCGGCGTCGGCAAGACCACCCTGGTGGGCTCGGTCAGCGAGGTCACCCCGCTGCGCACCGAGGAGTACCTGACCCGGGCCAGTGTCGGGGTGGACTTCCTGGACGGCGTGGACGCCAAGGACACCACCACCGTGGCGCTCGACTTCGGCCGCATCAGCATCGGCACCGACCTGGTGGTCTACCTGTTCGGCACCCCGGGCCAGGAACGCTTCTGGTTCATGTGGAACGACCTGGTCAACGGCGTGCTGGGCGGCGTGGTGGTGGCCGACACCCGGCGGCTGGACACCAGCTTCGCCTCGATCGACTTCTACGAGAGCCGCGGCATCCCCTTCGTGGTGGCGATCAACTGCTTCGACGGCGTGGACGACCGCTCCGCCGACGAGATCCGCAGCGCCCTCGACCTGGACCCGCAGGTGCCGCTGCTGATCGGGGACGTGCGCTCGCGCCCGTTCGGGCGGGACGTGCTGCTCGCCCTGGTCGACCACCTGATCAACCAGCCCGCCCTCGTCTGA
- a CDS encoding G1 family glutamic endopeptidase, whose amino-acid sequence MPVPRRRALACTAALAAVLANAVPALATALPAPSNAPLIATSPVLANAQDGLRHGTSTNWSGYIATSTNGTKFTSVTSHWTQPAVTCTDQDTYSSFWVGLDGAVSKTVEQTGSSADCSSGQPVYYSWYEMYPAYPVNFYNTVAPGDQFTASVTTNGKGSFTLKLSDTTQHWTHTVNKTLLNAELSSAEVIAEAPSTTSGPLPLSNFGTVDFSSATANGQPIGAFNPENVTMARQGRTLAATSPLSAGNAFSVTWKSSN is encoded by the coding sequence ATGCCCGTCCCCCGTCGCCGCGCCCTCGCCTGCACCGCCGCCCTGGCGGCGGTGCTCGCCAACGCCGTCCCCGCCCTGGCCACCGCGCTGCCGGCGCCGTCGAACGCACCACTGATCGCCACCTCGCCCGTGCTGGCCAACGCGCAGGACGGTCTGCGGCACGGCACCAGCACCAACTGGTCCGGCTACATCGCCACCAGTACCAACGGCACCAAGTTCACCAGCGTCACCTCGCACTGGACCCAGCCGGCGGTCACCTGCACCGACCAGGACACCTACTCCAGCTTCTGGGTGGGCCTGGACGGCGCGGTCAGCAAGACCGTGGAGCAGACCGGCAGTTCGGCGGACTGCTCCAGCGGCCAGCCGGTCTACTACTCCTGGTACGAGATGTACCCGGCCTACCCGGTCAACTTCTACAACACCGTAGCCCCCGGGGACCAGTTCACCGCCTCGGTGACCACCAACGGCAAGGGCTCCTTCACCCTCAAGCTCTCCGACACCACGCAGCACTGGACCCACACGGTCAACAAGACCCTGCTCAACGCCGAGCTGTCCTCCGCCGAGGTGATCGCCGAGGCACCCTCCACCACGAGCGGCCCACTGCCGCTGAGCAACTTCGGCACCGTCGACTTCAGTTCGGCCACCGCCAACGGCCAGCCGATCGGCGCCTTCAACCCGGAGAACGTCACCATGGCCCGTCAGGGCAGAACGCTGGCCGCCACGTCCCCGCTCAGCGCGGGTAACGCCTTCTCGGTGACCTGGAAGAGCAGCAACTGA